The Nitrospirae bacterium YQR-1 genome segment TGAGGGCGCAGATAAACTGCAAACTATAAAAAACTATACAGCTTCTTTTGTTGAAGCTTTACAGTCTTACGTGGTAAAATATCCGTGGCATTACATATACTATCTGGCATGGCGCAACATGATAGCCCTCAAGGGCGATGATGTGCCGTACTTTAAGGATTGATTCTTTTTGAGATGTGCCAACTAAACTAAACAGAGGGGTTACACTGTGAGAGTACTACTAATCAGGCCGCCATATACAAGATTAAAGGGGGTAGGGCAATCGCCGTACTTTCCGCTGGGACTTGGCTACATTGCAGCGGTATTAAGGGATAACGGACATGAGGCGGCTATATATCATGCCGAAAATCCTAAAAGTAAAGACGAGTGTGTCCTGCCGGATGCTGATATTACTTTTAATTTTCGCTCCAAAAGTTACCACAGATACCTTGAGAGTTTAAAAGACGACAATCACTTTGTTTGGGCTGAGGTGCGGCAGACCCTCAGGGATTATAAACCTGACCTTGTAGGCATATCGCTGCTGTCCGTAGAGGTCGGTTCATCACTAAAGGTAAGCCGTCTTGTAAAAGAGTATAATCCGGACTGTCATGTTCTTTGGGGCGGACTGCATCCGAGCTTTTTGACTGATGAGAGCCTGAAATTGCCTGAGGTTGATTTTGTAATACGAGGGGAGGGGGAGTACTCCTCTGTTGAGTTGTGTAAGGCAATTACAGAGCGCACTCCTTTAAGTCAGGTGGAGAGCCTTTCTTTTAAGGAAAATGGGAAAATAATTCATAATCCGGTACGCAGAGCTATTGAAAATGTGGATAATATACCCTTTCCGGCACGGGAGCTGGTGCTGTATCCTGAAACATTTGATTTTAAATCATTAGGGAGCATGATTGTTTCCAGAGGCTGTCCGTTTAGATGTACATTTTGCTCCTCAAGAAATTTCTGGGATAAGAAGGTACGCATGAGAAGCCCTGAAAATGTTATTAAGGAGATACGTCTGCTTAAGGAAACCTACGGTACAAATTTTATTATGTTCTGGGATGATTCCTTTAC includes the following:
- a CDS encoding B12-binding domain-containing radical SAM protein, whose translation is MRVLLIRPPYTRLKGVGQSPYFPLGLGYIAAVLRDNGHEAAIYHAENPKSKDECVLPDADITFNFRSKSYHRYLESLKDDNHFVWAEVRQTLRDYKPDLVGISLLSVEVGSSLKVSRLVKEYNPDCHVLWGGLHPSFLTDESLKLPEVDFVIRGEGEYSSVELCKAITERTPLSQVESLSFKENGKIIHNPVRRAIENVDNIPFPARELVLYPETFDFKSLGSMIVSRGCPFRCTFCSSRNFWDKKVRMRSPENVIKEIRLLKETYGTNFIMFWDDSFTINRKVIEKYCNSLIDSKVNVSWKTATRADLIDEPLLDLMVKSGCVKLEIGVESGSERIKKIISKDVSNEQIKKAFSLISKKGIGVGGFFMAGFPDETLEDLEDTFNLMKELKAGELAFNIFDPMPGSTEYDKCIAEGLVAKDPDWTNFLFWPDAYYVKNIKREEFDNYVNMIAKWLYDYNNKFTTKLKRSKHLIYYMLKNDPVFLVNKVFKYLTRRKRVHAAGSS